In one Cardiocondyla obscurior isolate alpha-2009 linkage group LG17, Cobs3.1, whole genome shotgun sequence genomic region, the following are encoded:
- the Rpl24-like gene encoding probable ribosome biogenesis protein RLP24, translating to MRIETCYFCSSRIYPGHGIQFVRNDCKIFKFCRSKCHAAFKKKKNPRKVKWTKAYRKTAGKELAVDPSFEFEKRRNIPVKYNRELWSKTVEAMKKVEVIRQRRQNLHIMQRLRKGRELEEEKDIKEVQRDLSLIRSPAAGLKERRKQEEAAEQHEQMQIEEGPDNELEAEAVEVN from the exons ATGCGTATAGAAACGTGTTACTTTTGCTCGTCCCGGATATATCCGGGACATGGGATTCAGTTTGTGAGGAATGATTGCAAG ATATTCAAGTTCTGCCGTTCGAAATGTCACGCCGCGttcaagaagaagaagaatccTAGAAAGGTCAAATGGACCAAAGCCTACAGGAAGACCGCTGGCAAGGAGCTGGCGGTGGATCCGTCGTTCGAATTCGAAAAGAGAAGGAACATACCCGTCAAATACAACAGGGAGCTGTGGAGCAAGACTGTGGAGGCGATGAAAAAGGTTGAAGTTATCAGGCAGAGGCGGCAGAACCTGCACATCATGCAGAGGCTGCGTAAGGGACGAGAACTCGAGGAGGAAAAGGATATCAAGGAGGTGCAACGTGACCTGTCGCTCATTCGTTCACCGGCCGCTGGCCTCAAAGAAAGGAGGAAACAGGAAGAGGCTGCTGAGCAACACGAACAAATGCAGATAGAGGAAGGACCCGACAATGAACTCGAAGCGGAGGCAGTggaagttaattaa
- the LOC139109340 gene encoding neither inactivation nor afterpotential protein G, giving the protein MWGHVSISIAILLLSLIYRNYFSEPASVIVYPEAHYDYIVVGAGTSGCVIASRLSELSNVTVLLVEAGGYFGWLSTMPLLAPMMQGTEVDWAYQMEPQVFSSRGFYGHRQNCPRGKGLGGSGQLNYLVHSFGKLEDYKRWPKGWSHADLLPYFQKVSDIMNVISMPEEEYLTKAFVLAEESLKLDNVSLRKATYTAKRGARWSTHHAYLRKAWNRKNLHILMNTLVAKILFKHNKVDGIKVIHKNGSVGNIGVRKEVILCAGAINTPQLLLISGIGSASALKKHEIPVVQDLPEVGQNLFDHLNVPIYVNLRERVSITLVKLQTLPEVFNYFAFGTGWLATNGVMGLGRANNSGLLLFGVASAEEKLLKAISNFETETYRSLFPSYNDSMKEGFIYLVTCLQPKSRGSVTLRSRNIRDPPKINPAYLEDSDDVACTYRAINLALKTLDTRLFREYGAKVHVPDFEECRHLRQDYRDFDYSECVMRIAGITGYHPCGTCRMSASDDAVVDEELRVKGVSGLRIMDASVVPSPISGTPNSVLIAMAERASDMILDRLSN; this is encoded by the exons ATGTGGGGACACGTATCGATCTCGATCGCAATTTTACTGCTGTCGTTAATCTACCGGAATTACTTCAGCGAGCCGGCCAGCGTCATCGTTTACCCCGAGGCGCATTACGATTACATAGTCG TCGGCGCTGGTACGAGTGGCTGCGTGATTGCATCACGGCTCTCAGAACTCTCGAACGTGACCGTTTTGCTTGTGGAGGCCGGTGGATACTTCGGATGGCTATCGACTATGCCGCTCTTAGCGCCGATGATGCAAGGCACAGAGGTCGATTGGGCCTACCAAATGGAGCCGCAAGTCTTCTCATCCCGAGGGTTCTACGGCCAC AGACAAAATTGCCCGAGGGGGAAAGGACTTGGAGGAAGCGGGCAGCTTAATTATCTCGTTCATTCTTTCGGAAAGCTCGAGGATTACAAAAGGTGGCCGAAGGGTTGGTCTCACGCCGACTTACTTCCCTACTTTCAAAAGGTGTCCGATATCATGAACGTTATCTCGATGCCGGAGGAAGAATACTTAACGAAGGCCTTCGTCCTGGCCGAGGAGTCGCTGAAGCTGGATAACGTGTCTTTGAGAAAAGCGACGTATACCGCGAAAAGGGGAGCTCGCTGGAGCACTCATCACGCGTACTTGAGAAAAGCTTGGAACcgcaaaaatttacatattctGATGAACACCCTCGTCGCCAAG ATACTTTTCAAACATAACAAGGTTGATGGCATTAAAGTGATACATAAAAACGGCTCCGTGGGGAACATCGGCGTGAGGAAGGAGGTAATCCTCTGTGCGGGCGCTATCAATACCCCGCAGTTACTTCTAATTTCCGGCATAGGGTCCGCCAGCGCACTGAAAAAGCATGAG ATACCCGTGGTGCAAGATCTGCCGGAGGTGGGCCAGAATTTGTTTGACCACCTGAACGTTCCTATTTACGTGAATCTGCGGGAACGAGTCAGTATTACGCTCGTTAAGCTGCAAACTTTACCCGAGGTGTTCAATTATTTCGCCTTCGGAACCG GATGGTTGGCCACTAACGGCGTAATGGGATTGGGGCGTGCTAATAACAGTGGTCTTCTGCTTTTCGGAGTGGCGTCCGCGGAAGAAAAATTGCTGAAGGCCATCTCAAATTTCGAAACCGAG ACATACAGGTCGCTGTTTCCGTCGTATAACGACAGTATGAAGGAGGGATTCATTTATCTGGTTACGTGCTTGCAACCGAAGAGTCGTGGAAGCGTGACGTTGAGATCGAGGAATATTCGCGACCCTCCGAAAATTAACCCCGCGTATCTCGAAGATTCCGATGACGTTGCGTGCACCTATCGAG CCATAAATCTCGCGCTGAAGACTCTTGACACGAGGCTGTTTCGCGAGTACGGCGCGAAGGTTCACGTCCCCGATTTCGAGGAATGTCGCCACCTGCGACAGGACTATCGCGACTTCGATTATTCGGAGTGCGTCATGAGAATCGCAGGGATCACGGGCTACCATCCGTGCGGCACGTGCAGGATGAGCGCGAGCGACGACGCGGTGGTAGACGAGGAATTGAG GGTGAAAGGCGTGAGTGGGTTGAGGATCATGGACGCCAGCGTGGTGCCGTCGCCAATTTCCGGCACGCCAAACTCGGTTCTTATCGCAATGGCTGAACGCGCGTCCGATATGATTTTAGATCGACTGTCCAACTGA